In Chromobacterium rhizoryzae, one genomic interval encodes:
- the yiaY gene encoding L-threonine dehydrogenase: MATSAFFIPCVNLMGAGCLQQAVETMRGYGYRKVLMVTDAGLVKTGLAGRVTELLGGVGIATVLFDGVHPNPTTANVGAGLALLREHGCDAVVSLGGGSPHDCAKGIALVAANGGKIQDYEGVDKSAKPQLPLVAINTTAGTASEMTRFCIITDESRHIKMAIVDKHTTPVLSVNDPETMAGMPAGLTAATGMDALTHAVEAYVSTIATPITDACALKAVTLIAGHLRRAVRNGMDMEAREQMAYAQFLAGMAFNNASLGYVHAMAHQLGGFYDLPHGVCNAVLLPHVQAYNAKAAGQRLADVGAALGVEASAEAAIAAIRQLAADVGIPAGLTQLGVKEEDIPELAANALKDACGLTNPIQASHEEICAIFKAAL, from the coding sequence ATGGCCACCAGCGCTTTCTTCATCCCCTGCGTCAATCTGATGGGCGCGGGCTGTCTGCAACAAGCCGTTGAAACCATGCGCGGCTACGGTTACCGCAAGGTCTTGATGGTGACCGACGCCGGCCTGGTGAAAACCGGTCTGGCCGGCCGAGTGACCGAGCTGCTGGGCGGCGTCGGCATCGCCACCGTGCTGTTCGACGGCGTGCATCCCAATCCCACCACCGCCAACGTAGGTGCCGGCCTCGCGCTGTTGCGCGAGCACGGCTGCGACGCCGTGGTGTCCTTGGGCGGCGGCTCGCCGCACGACTGCGCCAAGGGCATCGCCCTGGTGGCAGCCAACGGCGGCAAGATCCAGGATTACGAGGGCGTGGACAAGTCCGCCAAGCCGCAACTGCCCTTGGTGGCGATCAACACCACCGCCGGCACCGCTTCGGAAATGACTCGCTTCTGCATCATCACCGACGAGAGCCGTCACATCAAAATGGCCATCGTCGACAAGCACACCACGCCGGTGCTGTCGGTCAACGATCCGGAAACCATGGCCGGCATGCCGGCCGGGCTGACCGCCGCCACCGGCATGGACGCGCTGACCCACGCGGTGGAAGCCTATGTGTCCACCATCGCCACGCCCATTACCGACGCCTGCGCCTTGAAGGCGGTGACGCTGATCGCCGGCCATCTGCGCCGCGCGGTGCGCAACGGCATGGATATGGAGGCGCGCGAGCAGATGGCTTACGCGCAATTCCTGGCCGGCATGGCCTTCAACAACGCGTCGCTGGGCTATGTGCACGCGATGGCGCACCAGCTGGGCGGGTTTTACGATCTGCCGCACGGCGTGTGCAACGCGGTGCTGCTGCCGCATGTGCAGGCTTACAACGCCAAGGCGGCCGGCCAGCGGCTGGCCGATGTCGGCGCGGCGCTGGGCGTGGAAGCCAGCGCCGAGGCGGCGATCGCCGCCATACGCCAATTGGCGGCCGATGTAGGCATTCCGGCGGGATTGACGCAACTGGGGGTCAAGGAAGAGGATATTCCTGAACTGGCCGCCAACGCCTTGAAGGACGCTTGCGGTCTGACCAATCCGATCCAGGCCAGCCACGAGGAAATCTGCGCGATTTTCAAGGCCGCGCTGTAG
- a CDS encoding DUF488 domain-containing protein, protein MDATIRLLPVSEYRPGLDNAFLIEETWPKGLPRQALDAAHWLKSVAPAPGLLKWLRQDDRHWPTFCEVYWADLAANPQRWWPLWKASRRGGLVLLHAGGGDKQPAQALAQFLGDKLDEIARIEAGELASPVCYRALLDH, encoded by the coding sequence ATGGACGCAACCATTCGCCTATTGCCGGTGAGCGAATACCGGCCGGGGCTTGATAACGCTTTTCTGATCGAGGAGACCTGGCCGAAGGGCTTGCCGCGGCAGGCGCTGGACGCCGCCCACTGGCTCAAAAGCGTGGCGCCCGCGCCCGGCTTGCTGAAATGGCTGCGCCAGGACGACCGTCATTGGCCCACCTTCTGCGAGGTGTATTGGGCCGACCTGGCGGCGAACCCGCAGCGCTGGTGGCCCTTGTGGAAGGCCAGCCGCCGCGGCGGCCTGGTGCTGCTGCACGCGGGCGGCGGCGACAAGCAGCCGGCGCAGGCCTTGGCGCAATTCCTGGGCGACAAGCTGGACGAGATAGCGCGCATCGAGGCCGGAGAGCTGGCGTCGCCGGTGTGCTACCGCGCCTTGCTGGATCATTGA
- a CDS encoding MarR family transcriptional regulator translates to MPEPSSFSKQDFERLADFRYRLRRFQRFSEEAAQRHGITMLQYLLLLQIKGFPGRDWATVAELAERLQSHHHSVVGLISRCEQQRLVARSPGRDDRRCVEVRLLPKGEALAECLAREHREELQALRRLGDVLSLDHLLQPED, encoded by the coding sequence ATGCCAGAGCCATCCAGCTTCTCCAAACAGGATTTCGAACGTCTGGCGGACTTCCGCTATCGTTTGCGCCGCTTCCAGCGTTTCAGCGAGGAGGCGGCCCAGCGCCACGGCATCACCATGCTGCAATACCTGCTATTGCTGCAGATCAAGGGCTTTCCCGGCCGCGACTGGGCCACGGTGGCCGAACTGGCCGAGCGGCTGCAGTCGCACCACCACAGCGTGGTGGGCCTGATCAGCCGCTGCGAGCAGCAGCGGCTGGTGGCGCGCAGCCCGGGGCGGGACGACCGCCGCTGCGTGGAAGTGCGGCTGCTGCCCAAGGGCGAGGCGCTGGCGGAATGTCTGGCGCGAGAGCATCGCGAGGAGTTGCAGGCCCTGCGGCGGCTGGGCGATGTGCTGTCGCTGGATCATCTCTTGCAGCCCGAGGATTGA
- a CDS encoding response regulator — translation MNILLVEDDLALGEALGQALRQAGFRTVWVRRLKEARTFLAEEPQDALLLDLGLPDGEGLHLLQELRGNGSTLPVIILTARDALESRLAGLHNGADDYLVKPFAIPELLARLQAVTRRSSGFVSANWQIGDLCINAETRELSMGGAAVALSPSEFALVFELVRKAGKVVSREHLVEHLCCESDNALEVHVHNLRRKLGSDWIRTIRGVGYLLPKPA, via the coding sequence GTGAACATACTGTTGGTGGAGGACGATCTGGCATTGGGCGAGGCGCTGGGGCAGGCTTTGCGCCAGGCCGGCTTTCGCACCGTCTGGGTGAGGCGCTTGAAGGAGGCGCGCACCTTTCTGGCCGAGGAGCCGCAGGACGCGCTGCTGCTGGATCTGGGCTTGCCGGACGGCGAGGGCCTGCATTTGCTGCAGGAGCTGCGCGGCAACGGATCGACGCTGCCGGTCATCATCCTGACCGCGCGCGACGCGCTGGAGAGCCGGCTGGCCGGCCTGCACAACGGCGCCGACGATTATCTGGTCAAGCCCTTCGCGATTCCCGAGCTGCTGGCCCGGCTGCAGGCGGTGACCCGGCGCAGCAGCGGCTTCGTGTCGGCCAATTGGCAGATTGGCGACTTGTGCATCAACGCCGAAACCCGAGAGCTGTCGATGGGCGGCGCGGCGGTGGCTTTGTCGCCGTCCGAGTTCGCGCTGGTGTTCGAACTGGTGCGCAAGGCCGGCAAGGTGGTCAGCCGCGAGCACCTGGTCGAGCATCTGTGCTGCGAGTCCGACAACGCGCTGGAAGTGCATGTCCACAATCTGCGGCGCAAGCTGGGTTCGGACTGGATCCGCACCATACGTGGCGTCGGCTATCTGCTGCCCAAGCCGGCATGA
- a CDS encoding ATP-binding protein gives MIIPSLARRSLYRRLLWTSLSTLLAVWLVLFAWFYWEVTRVGSGYLDGDLRGLARTLATVYSADIKESERARVVDQLIGQFGHGYSERPPVKDELAYRIVDKRQRLLAVSSAWPELEQPPSGGAPANQGRWRMLTASGDEVRVQLAIARSFVQRVQAEILIFFLLPLIAAVPIIMLLLRVGYGRALQPLATLATTITSRDVQSTAPLACADPEYQELRPVFNSVNELLSRLATFREGEQRFFADAAHELRTPLAAIGAQVHLLARAESEQERAALAALLDASIGRSGELVGKLLTLSRLDAESARVLPVSFDLAALARAALARQVPRAMERNITLAYDGAQTAACCGDASAMDSLLDNLLDNAIRYCPDGACINVEVSEGFSNVRLAVLDDGPGIEPQWRDQVLKRFVRLPDNTVTGSGLGLAIVKRVVELHGGSLLLTDGLHGNGLGVEIRLPRCDARPA, from the coding sequence ATGATCATCCCCTCGCTGGCGCGGCGCTCGCTCTACCGGCGGCTGCTATGGACCAGTCTGAGCACCCTATTGGCGGTGTGGCTGGTCCTGTTCGCCTGGTTTTATTGGGAAGTGACCCGGGTCGGTTCCGGCTATCTGGACGGCGATTTGCGCGGGCTGGCGCGCACCCTGGCCACCGTCTACAGCGCCGACATCAAGGAAAGCGAGCGCGCCCGCGTCGTCGATCAGTTGATCGGCCAGTTCGGCCACGGCTATAGCGAAAGGCCGCCGGTCAAGGACGAGCTGGCCTATCGCATCGTCGACAAGCGCCAGCGCCTGCTGGCGGTGTCCAGCGCCTGGCCGGAGCTGGAGCAGCCGCCCAGCGGCGGCGCGCCGGCCAACCAGGGGCGCTGGCGCATGCTGACGGCGAGCGGCGACGAGGTCCGGGTGCAGTTGGCGATCGCGCGCAGCTTCGTGCAGCGGGTGCAGGCCGAAATCCTGATCTTCTTCCTGCTGCCGCTGATCGCCGCGGTGCCCATCATCATGCTGCTGCTGCGCGTCGGTTACGGCCGCGCCCTGCAGCCCTTGGCGACGCTGGCCACCACCATCACCTCGCGCGATGTGCAATCGACGGCGCCGCTGGCCTGCGCCGACCCCGAATACCAGGAACTGCGGCCGGTGTTCAATTCCGTCAACGAGTTGTTGTCGCGGCTGGCGACCTTTCGCGAGGGCGAGCAGCGCTTCTTCGCCGACGCGGCGCACGAGCTGCGCACGCCGCTGGCGGCGATAGGCGCGCAAGTGCATCTGCTGGCGCGCGCGGAGTCCGAACAGGAGAGGGCGGCGCTGGCGGCCTTGCTGGACGCCAGCATAGGCCGCAGCGGCGAACTGGTGGGCAAGCTGTTGACGCTGTCGCGGCTGGACGCGGAATCGGCGCGGGTACTGCCGGTATCCTTCGATCTGGCGGCCTTGGCGCGCGCGGCGCTGGCGCGCCAGGTGCCGCGCGCGATGGAGCGCAACATCACGCTGGCCTACGACGGCGCGCAGACGGCGGCCTGCTGCGGCGACGCCAGCGCGATGGATAGCCTATTGGACAATCTGCTGGACAACGCCATCCGTTACTGCCCGGACGGCGCTTGCATCAATGTGGAAGTCAGCGAGGGGTTTTCCAATGTGAGGCTGGCGGTGCTGGACGACGGGCCGGGCATCGAGCCGCAGTGGCGGGATCAGGTGCTGAAGCGTTTCGTGCGCCTGCCCGACAATACCGTGACCGGCAGCGGCCTGGGGCTGGCCATCGTCAAGCGGGTGGTGGAGCTGCACGGCGGCAGCCTGCTGCTGACCGACGGCCTGCACGGCAACGGCCTGGGCGTGGAAATCCGCCTGCCGCGCTGCGACGCGCGGCCGGCTTGA
- a CDS encoding efflux transporter outer membrane subunit codes for MMRPIALLLLLALGGCAGLEPSRPTPALPERYGRTLPGAGPDAQAWDGFGDPGLSRWIAAVREGNTDLAASLARLDAARAELGVLNADRYPKLDFEQSVERRKLSKFDLGEVSEDTANPSTRYSTRLALGYEVDLRGRVSAATRAGRADLKASGGDLDALGLSLARQTAELWLTRAELAADIELVQEAARLRQRLLAGVAAKRRVGLASGRQLLEPDSEASEAARLVAQQGDALKRVERSLCQLAAKMPDACGLPPARPLRELRLPEVGGDVPARLLQRRPDLSAAQARYDAARARIDEAEAARWPSLTLNGGLGISAGSWSGLRGSKVLNWSLLPQLDIPLFDAGKRKAEAQRARSAAAEQYAAWRGAVTRAVYEVEDAAASAHFAKTDQEARQRQYVDASRRLRAERDARGVGLSDGQAEWRAQLAELQAEQGVQGARRQQLLAAANLIAALGGGWEGADKSAP; via the coding sequence ATGATGCGCCCCATCGCTCTGCTGCTGCTCCTGGCGCTTGGCGGCTGCGCCGGGCTGGAGCCTTCGCGCCCGACGCCGGCGCTGCCGGAACGCTACGGCCGGACCCTGCCCGGCGCCGGCCCGGACGCCCAGGCCTGGGACGGTTTCGGCGATCCCGGCCTCAGCCGCTGGATAGCCGCGGTGCGCGAGGGCAACACCGACCTCGCCGCCAGCCTGGCGCGGCTGGACGCCGCGCGCGCCGAACTGGGCGTGCTCAACGCCGACCGCTATCCCAAGCTGGACTTCGAACAATCGGTGGAACGGCGCAAACTGTCCAAATTCGATTTGGGCGAAGTGAGCGAAGACACCGCCAATCCCAGCACCCGCTACAGCACGCGGCTGGCGCTGGGCTATGAAGTGGACTTGCGCGGCCGGGTCAGCGCCGCGACGCGCGCCGGCCGCGCCGACCTCAAGGCCAGCGGCGGCGACCTCGACGCGCTGGGCCTGAGCCTGGCGCGGCAAACCGCCGAACTGTGGCTGACCCGGGCGGAGCTGGCCGCCGACATCGAACTGGTCCAGGAGGCCGCGCGGCTGCGCCAGCGGCTGCTGGCCGGCGTCGCCGCCAAACGCCGCGTCGGCCTGGCCAGCGGCCGGCAACTGCTGGAACCGGACAGCGAGGCCAGCGAAGCCGCCCGCCTGGTCGCTCAGCAAGGCGACGCGCTGAAGCGGGTGGAGCGCAGCCTGTGCCAGCTGGCCGCCAAGATGCCGGACGCCTGCGGGCTGCCGCCGGCGCGTCCGCTGCGCGAACTCAGGCTGCCGGAAGTGGGCGGCGACGTGCCGGCCCGGCTGCTGCAGCGCAGGCCGGATCTGAGCGCGGCCCAGGCCCGCTACGACGCCGCGCGCGCGCGCATCGACGAAGCCGAGGCCGCCCGCTGGCCGTCGCTGACCCTGAACGGCGGGCTGGGCATCAGCGCCGGCAGCTGGTCCGGTCTGCGCGGCAGCAAGGTGCTGAACTGGTCGCTGCTGCCGCAGCTGGACATTCCGCTGTTCGACGCCGGCAAGCGCAAGGCCGAGGCCCAGCGCGCGCGCTCCGCCGCCGCCGAGCAATACGCGGCCTGGCGCGGCGCCGTCACCCGCGCGGTGTACGAGGTGGAAGACGCCGCCGCCTCCGCCCATTTCGCCAAAACGGATCAGGAGGCCAGGCAGCGCCAATACGTGGACGCCAGCCGCCGCTTGCGCGCCGAGCGCGACGCGCGCGGCGTGGGCCTCAGCGACGGTCAGGCGGAATGGCGCGCGCAACTGGCGGAGCTGCAGGCGGAACAGGGCGTGCAAGGCGCGCGCCGCCAGCAATTGCTGGCGGCGGCCAATCTGATCGCCGCGCTGGGCGGCGGCTGGGAGGGCGCGGACAAGAGCGCGCCCTGA
- a CDS encoding HlyD family secretion protein → MSSPIPKTPLRLGPLLALSLLLAGCSEPPPPAPVQQSPWAAIAKGRVSIEGGVINIAAPRAGIIREVSVEEGAEVKPGAVLARIDDREANLAMKVREQERDEARQALTLLQVKHAIAQRELQRVSALSGDEVVSKQEKDNARDQVKLSASELARQQAAVATADAQVAASKLEVDQHVVRAPLAGRIIRRQARPGDGTSTLNVTPLFMFAPNGPRIVRADLEERYVGLVAAGQAAEVTLEADETKVYKAKVLRLGQVFGNRPDNDDPNEKQDVRVIECVLALVDAPEIRIGQRVLVRIARQDKAGKP, encoded by the coding sequence ATGAGCAGCCCTATTCCCAAGACCCCGCTGCGCCTGGGCCCGCTGCTGGCTTTGAGCCTGTTGCTGGCCGGCTGCTCCGAACCGCCGCCTCCCGCGCCGGTCCAGCAATCGCCGTGGGCCGCCATCGCCAAGGGCCGCGTCAGCATAGAAGGCGGGGTGATCAATATCGCCGCGCCGCGCGCCGGCATCATTCGCGAGGTGTCGGTGGAAGAAGGCGCCGAGGTCAAACCCGGCGCGGTGCTGGCCCGCATCGACGACCGCGAGGCCAATCTGGCGATGAAGGTCCGCGAGCAGGAGCGCGACGAGGCGCGGCAGGCGCTGACGCTGCTGCAGGTCAAGCACGCCATCGCCCAGCGCGAGCTGCAACGGGTGTCCGCGCTGAGCGGCGACGAAGTGGTGTCCAAGCAGGAAAAAGACAACGCCCGCGATCAGGTCAAGCTCAGCGCCTCCGAACTGGCCCGCCAGCAGGCGGCGGTGGCCACCGCCGACGCGCAAGTGGCGGCCAGCAAGCTGGAAGTGGATCAACACGTGGTCCGCGCGCCGCTGGCCGGCCGCATCATCCGCCGCCAGGCCCGCCCCGGCGACGGCACCTCCACGCTGAACGTGACGCCTCTGTTCATGTTCGCCCCCAACGGGCCGCGCATCGTCCGCGCCGACCTGGAAGAACGCTATGTGGGCTTGGTGGCGGCGGGACAGGCGGCCGAGGTGACGCTGGAAGCGGACGAAACCAAGGTCTACAAGGCCAAGGTGCTGCGGCTGGGCCAGGTGTTCGGCAACCGCCCGGACAACGACGACCCCAATGAAAAACAGGACGTGCGCGTGATCGAATGCGTGCTGGCGCTGGTGGACGCGCCGGAAATCCGCATCGGCCAGCGAGTGCTGGTGCGCATCGCCCGACAAGACAAGGCGGGCAAGCCATGA
- a CDS encoding ABC transporter ATP-binding protein, whose translation MSASPAIVGENLNRSFSNGKTEQTVLTNISLSILPGELTLIIGPSGSGKSTLLSVLSGLLPPSSGRVTALGLELTRRSIEELSRFRLEHCGFVFQGFNLFASLTALENVLLPLNYGPKISKPEAEKRAQEALELVGLGPRAKLRPMELSGGEKQRVAIARALVKRPKLMFADEPTSALDSHNGQVVIDLLHQIAQEQGTTVLGVSHDNRLIKHADRVITLEDGQVVKDLRVHNTPMEVA comes from the coding sequence ATGTCCGCCTCTCCCGCCATCGTCGGCGAAAACCTGAACCGCTCGTTCAGCAACGGCAAGACCGAGCAAACCGTGCTCACCAATATCTCGCTGTCCATCCTGCCCGGCGAACTGACCCTGATCATCGGCCCGTCCGGCTCCGGCAAGAGCACCTTGCTGTCCGTGCTCTCCGGCCTGCTGCCGCCCAGCTCCGGCCGCGTCACCGCGCTGGGGCTGGAGCTGACCCGGCGCTCCATCGAGGAATTGAGCCGCTTCCGCCTGGAGCATTGCGGTTTCGTGTTCCAGGGCTTCAATCTGTTCGCCTCGCTGACCGCGCTGGAAAACGTGCTGCTGCCGCTGAACTACGGCCCCAAGATCAGCAAGCCGGAAGCCGAGAAGCGCGCTCAGGAGGCGCTGGAACTGGTGGGCCTGGGCCCGCGCGCCAAGCTGCGGCCCATGGAATTGTCCGGCGGCGAAAAGCAGCGCGTCGCCATCGCCCGCGCGCTGGTCAAGCGGCCCAAGCTGATGTTCGCCGACGAGCCCACCAGCGCGCTGGACAGCCATAACGGCCAAGTGGTGATCGACCTCTTGCACCAGATCGCCCAGGAACAAGGCACCACGGTGCTGGGCGTGTCGCACGACAACCGCCTGATCAAACACGCCGACCGCGTCATCACCCTGGAAGACGGCCAGGTGGTCAAAGACCTGCGCGTCCATAACACGCCGATGGAGGTAGCATGA
- a CDS encoding ABC transporter permease produces the protein MVSLARASLIYEWRRFLPAVLAVAFAGLLVQVQLSLLLGMFSSVGVYIDRSSADLWVGYPATQSVDLARPIPGKTENNLWAHPEVTSVERFTWTMADWQRPGGGKLSAVLIGIDPRPQAMTFATLLTPALRQELTVPSTVLVDESDLEKLGVKIGDYAELSGKRVRIGGTVNGMRAMGGANILTSLNTARRIDPNLRNDATDYFLARLRDPSRAELVRDQLQPAGSFKPFQVWTAEEFSIQSQVYWLFESGAGSGFLFSSALGLLVGIVITSQTLMAAIVAALREYATLRALGVSSSSLRAVILEQSFWVGLAGLVITAVVGALLVMAARHAHIALEVPVWGCLATGTLVLGIALLSGLSALRALNQAEPSTLLR, from the coding sequence ATGGTCTCCCTCGCTCGCGCCTCGCTGATCTACGAGTGGCGCCGCTTCCTGCCGGCGGTGCTGGCGGTGGCTTTCGCCGGCCTGCTGGTGCAAGTGCAGCTCAGCCTGCTCTTGGGCATGTTCAGCTCGGTAGGTGTTTACATAGACCGCTCCAGCGCCGATCTTTGGGTGGGCTACCCGGCCACTCAGAGCGTGGATCTGGCCCGGCCGATTCCCGGCAAGACCGAGAACAACCTTTGGGCGCATCCCGAGGTCACCTCGGTGGAACGCTTCACCTGGACCATGGCGGACTGGCAGCGTCCCGGCGGCGGCAAGCTCAGCGCGGTGCTGATCGGCATCGACCCGCGCCCGCAGGCGATGACCTTCGCCACCTTGCTGACCCCGGCGCTGCGCCAGGAGCTGACGGTGCCCAGCACCGTGCTGGTGGATGAGAGCGATCTGGAAAAGCTGGGCGTCAAGATAGGCGACTACGCCGAACTCAGCGGCAAGCGGGTGCGCATCGGCGGCACCGTCAACGGCATGCGCGCAATGGGCGGGGCCAACATCCTGACCTCGCTGAACACCGCGCGCCGCATCGACCCCAATCTGCGCAACGACGCCACCGACTACTTCCTGGCCCGGCTGCGCGACCCCAGCCGCGCCGAACTGGTGCGCGACCAGCTGCAGCCGGCCGGCAGCTTCAAGCCCTTCCAGGTGTGGACCGCCGAGGAGTTTTCCATCCAATCGCAGGTGTATTGGCTGTTCGAGTCCGGCGCCGGCTCCGGCTTCCTGTTCTCCTCCGCGCTGGGCCTGCTGGTCGGCATCGTCATCACCAGCCAGACGCTGATGGCGGCCATCGTCGCCGCGCTGCGCGAATACGCCACCTTGCGCGCCTTGGGCGTGTCCTCCTCCTCCTTGCGCGCCGTGATCCTGGAGCAGTCCTTCTGGGTCGGCCTCGCCGGCCTGGTGATCACCGCCGTGGTCGGCGCGCTGCTGGTGATGGCCGCGCGCCACGCCCACATCGCGCTGGAAGTGCCGGTGTGGGGCTGCCTGGCCACCGGCACCCTGGTGCTGGGCATCGCTCTGCTGTCCGGTCTGTCCGCGCTGCGCGCGCTGAACCAGGCCGAACCCTCCACCCTATTGCGATAA